The Collimonas sp. PA-H2 genome contains a region encoding:
- a CDS encoding amino acid ABC transporter permease, with the protein MRAAITLFPVAWSRERRSAIAIALVTAGLVAFLWLMTIPLSWMPEPIKSAAIQFAEGARVTMALTVVSGTIGILLGILAALAKLSKFPPFRWMANFYVWAIRGTPLLVQVLFVFLALPGLVPGLELSDFNSAVVALALNAGAYNAEAIRAGILAINKGQTEAARSLGLSPFQTFRDVIFPQSFRIALPPLVNNFVSLLKDSSLAYVIGVVELSNIGNRIQSVTFQPIPVFITTASIYLILTTALTQISGAIERQLDVERHQ; encoded by the coding sequence TTGAGAGCTGCAATCACACTTTTTCCTGTCGCCTGGTCGCGCGAACGGCGTAGCGCTATTGCCATTGCATTGGTGACCGCGGGTCTGGTCGCATTTTTATGGCTAATGACCATTCCGCTCAGCTGGATGCCAGAGCCTATCAAATCGGCGGCAATTCAATTCGCTGAAGGTGCGCGAGTCACGATGGCGCTTACCGTCGTCTCCGGCACAATCGGTATCCTGCTCGGCATACTTGCTGCGCTGGCCAAACTATCCAAATTCCCACCATTTCGGTGGATGGCCAATTTTTATGTTTGGGCCATCCGCGGCACACCATTACTCGTACAGGTGTTGTTTGTCTTCCTAGCCTTGCCAGGTTTGGTACCGGGGCTAGAGTTATCTGACTTCAATTCAGCAGTGGTAGCACTGGCTTTAAACGCCGGCGCCTACAACGCGGAAGCTATTCGTGCAGGCATCCTGGCGATCAACAAGGGCCAGACTGAAGCGGCACGCTCATTGGGATTGAGCCCGTTTCAAACCTTTCGTGATGTGATTTTTCCGCAAAGCTTCCGGATTGCGTTGCCGCCTTTGGTCAATAATTTCGTGTCGTTGCTGAAAGACTCCAGTCTGGCATACGTGATTGGCGTCGTGGAATTGTCGAATATTGGCAATCGCATCCAGTCCGTCACGTTCCAACCGATTCCGGTTTTCATCACGACTGCTTCCATTTACTTGATCTTGACTACGGCGCTTACCCAGATTTCGGGAGCTATTGAGCGGCAATTAGATGTGGAGCGTCATCAATGA